The Opitutaceae bacterium genome has a window encoding:
- a CDS encoding uroporphyrinogen decarboxylase family protein, whose product MPIIEQEFLDLTASLDPDAFWAENEVCASFTEDKPRCFFSFSPDDHWLFEFLRVDSTVAYYRDKACRDRLHREANAVTLEYVGKAFFSEDTWVHAPKRIENLFGSEFAYLESGTPWLQPVTEDPAEFSRILDRAEATRIEEWALPPDYLEEWELRKLRGECMPALGTGSRGPATIMTSVLNPEILFLWAYDYPDLIGRLSFLLAEKMVELNRFLREFSGNTHRGWWITDDNSALFNSELYRRFCFPVLHQVMAELAPGAAVRYQHSDSAMGHLMDQQLELGINQVNYGPEVDVAAIRAALPKAMILGQMPPFLLRNGSAEAIRERVLEDFAKAGKGGGLHVTTAGSLAAGTGVGRMRWLMQCVQDHCRYPRG is encoded by the coding sequence ATGCCCATCATCGAACAGGAATTCCTCGATCTGACGGCGTCTCTCGATCCCGACGCCTTCTGGGCCGAAAACGAAGTCTGCGCCAGTTTCACCGAGGACAAGCCACGCTGCTTCTTCTCGTTTTCCCCGGACGATCACTGGCTCTTCGAGTTTCTCCGGGTTGATTCGACCGTCGCCTACTACCGGGACAAGGCTTGCCGGGATCGACTGCATCGGGAGGCCAACGCGGTCACGCTCGAATACGTCGGCAAGGCGTTCTTCAGCGAGGATACCTGGGTTCATGCGCCGAAGCGGATCGAGAATCTCTTTGGCTCCGAATTTGCCTACCTGGAATCGGGCACGCCCTGGCTGCAGCCTGTGACCGAGGATCCGGCCGAGTTCTCGAGAATTCTCGACCGTGCCGAGGCCACCCGGATCGAGGAATGGGCCCTGCCCCCGGACTACCTGGAGGAATGGGAGCTGCGCAAGCTGCGCGGTGAGTGCATGCCCGCCCTGGGCACCGGCAGCCGCGGTCCGGCCACCATCATGACCTCCGTTCTCAATCCGGAGATCCTCTTCCTCTGGGCCTATGACTACCCGGACCTCATCGGGCGCTTAAGCTTCCTCCTGGCCGAGAAGATGGTCGAGCTGAACCGGTTTCTCCGAGAGTTCAGCGGAAACACGCACCGGGGCTGGTGGATTACTGACGACAACAGCGCCCTCTTCAATTCGGAACTCTATCGCCGGTTCTGCTTTCCGGTGCTCCACCAGGTCATGGCGGAGCTGGCTCCGGGTGCAGCCGTGCGCTACCAGCATTCGGACAGCGCGATGGGCCACTTGATGGACCAGCAGTTGGAGCTCGGGATCAATCAGGTCAACTACGGTCCGGAAGTCGACGTTGCGGCGATCCGCGCCGCATTGCCCAAGGCGATGATCCTGGGCCAGATGCCGCCCTTTCTTCTGCGCAACGGGAGCGCGGAAGCCATCCGGGAGAGGGTCCTCGAGGACTTTGCCAAGGCGGGAAAAGGCGGGGGGCTGCACGTGACGACGGCGGGCTCGCTGGCGGCCGGCACCGGGGTGGGCCGGATGCGCTGGTTGATGCAGTGCGTGCAGGACCACTGTCGCTATCCCCGGGGATAG
- a CDS encoding DUF6370 family protein, producing the protein MEMMFWRKSVLSGLAFCGVWVTSVLSGEEAQPVLTADQLRAGAVVAASCGQCQFGMEGDSCDLAVRINGQAYFVDGTGIDDHGDAHATDGFCSAVRSARVAGSIIDGRFHATSFVLLGEGSPDEDRLEGAAEEAATTRSEPLS; encoded by the coding sequence ATGGAAATGATGTTCTGGAGGAAATCCGTGCTGTCGGGTCTGGCCTTCTGCGGGGTGTGGGTCACCTCGGTCCTTTCAGGCGAGGAGGCGCAGCCGGTTCTGACCGCCGATCAGTTGCGTGCCGGCGCGGTGGTGGCGGCTTCGTGCGGCCAATGTCAGTTCGGGATGGAGGGGGACTCCTGCGATCTTGCGGTGCGGATCAATGGTCAGGCCTATTTTGTGGATGGGACCGGCATCGATGACCACGGTGATGCCCACGCGACGGACGGTTTCTGCAGCGCGGTCCGCTCAGCACGGGTGGCCGGATCGATCATTGACGGCAGGTTTCACGCGACTTCCTTTGTCCTGCTCGGGGAAGGGTCACCGGATGAAGACCGGCTGGAAGGCGCCGCCGAAGAGGCCGCCACGACTCGGTCTGAGCCGCTGAGCTGA
- a CDS encoding phytanoyl-CoA dioxygenase family protein produces MQSATTETIHEEGLAFDQGSEMHDPNLYRAARVATKRDGLGSIDDAAIEEYRQTGYLAIENAFSPEEVKAALDGLVGLIMGQKPDFKGIWFESKAREILPSLNAAQRQDAVRKLGFFVDHDAGLRAMATHPGLMAVISRLIGGTPTLFQDMALIKPPRLGREKPWHQDHAYFAYPLGTPIVGVWIALDEATVGNGCMHLLEGGHRLGPKIHFKRRDWQICDNEMMGCEAVAVPLKPGGLLLFDGLLPHGTPHNNSGERRRAIQYHYAPDTATKVEDDYRLGVFGSEGKGVTC; encoded by the coding sequence ATGCAAAGCGCCACCACTGAAACCATCCACGAGGAGGGCCTCGCCTTCGACCAGGGTTCCGAGATGCACGACCCGAATCTCTACCGGGCGGCCCGCGTTGCCACGAAACGCGACGGCCTGGGTTCCATCGATGACGCCGCCATCGAGGAATACCGCCAGACCGGCTATCTCGCGATTGAGAACGCCTTCAGTCCGGAAGAGGTCAAGGCGGCGCTCGACGGCCTCGTCGGGCTCATCATGGGACAGAAGCCCGATTTCAAGGGGATCTGGTTTGAGTCCAAGGCCAGGGAGATCCTCCCGTCCCTGAACGCCGCTCAAAGGCAGGATGCCGTCCGCAAACTCGGTTTCTTTGTCGACCATGATGCCGGACTACGGGCCATGGCCACCCACCCCGGATTGATGGCCGTGATCTCCCGGCTGATCGGTGGAACGCCAACTCTCTTTCAGGACATGGCACTGATCAAACCACCTCGTCTCGGACGGGAAAAGCCCTGGCATCAGGATCATGCCTATTTCGCCTACCCGCTGGGAACACCGATCGTCGGCGTTTGGATCGCCCTCGATGAGGCAACCGTGGGCAATGGCTGCATGCACCTGCTCGAAGGCGGTCACCGCCTCGGTCCCAAGATCCATTTCAAACGGCGCGACTGGCAAATCTGTGACAACGAGATGATGGGCTGCGAAGCAGTCGCCGTCCCGCTCAAACCGGGAGGCCTATTGCTCTTCGACGGCCTCCTGCCCCACGGGACCCCCCACAACAACTCGGGAGAACGCCGTCGCGCCATCCAATACCATTACGCTCCCGACACCGCCACCAAGGTCGAGGACGACTACCGGCTCGGTGTCTTCGGCAGCGAGGGCAAGGGCGTGACCTGCTGA
- a CDS encoding AraC family transcriptional regulator produces MDWLQWRPRINSLGRVRCEPGWDLRWTEPDRLTDYDLWFVWEGIGRMRLMDREVDLHAGRCFWMRPGRTYLADQDPTRRLGVTYIHFDLIGPDGLLPAHDFEGLPDESFLISEVGFFDAVTRRIVDRLRLLPGGGSGAGDLARAEAEALLYGLILGCVSGEVVQSDRESTGPGAVTSALLHEQALRILESPEQRWDVSHLAREVGCSVRHFARLFKRTTGRAPRDFIVDARVQRARHLLRNLDRSITEIAEVLGYADVFLFSRQFKARTGVSPMRFRTGDARR; encoded by the coding sequence ATGGATTGGCTGCAGTGGCGTCCGCGGATCAACAGTCTGGGCCGGGTCCGGTGTGAACCGGGCTGGGACCTGCGCTGGACGGAACCGGACCGCCTGACGGACTATGACCTCTGGTTTGTCTGGGAAGGGATTGGGCGGATGCGGCTGATGGATCGCGAGGTGGATCTGCACGCCGGCCGGTGTTTCTGGATGCGTCCCGGGCGGACCTATCTGGCCGACCAGGATCCGACCCGCCGACTCGGGGTCACCTATATCCACTTTGACCTGATCGGTCCGGATGGCCTGTTGCCGGCGCACGACTTTGAGGGACTGCCTGACGAGTCCTTCCTCATCAGCGAGGTCGGGTTCTTTGATGCGGTGACGCGTCGGATTGTTGATCGACTCCGGCTGCTTCCCGGGGGTGGAAGCGGGGCGGGCGATTTGGCCCGGGCCGAGGCGGAAGCTCTGCTCTATGGTCTCATCCTCGGTTGCGTATCGGGAGAGGTCGTCCAGTCCGACAGGGAATCAACGGGGCCGGGTGCGGTGACGTCCGCTCTCCTGCACGAACAGGCCCTGAGGATCCTCGAATCTCCGGAACAGCGATGGGATGTGTCGCATCTCGCACGGGAGGTCGGTTGTTCGGTCCGCCACTTTGCCCGATTGTTCAAACGGACCACGGGACGGGCACCGCGTGATTTCATTGTCGATGCCCGGGTGCAGCGGGCCAGGCATCTTCTGCGCAATCTCGACCGCTCAATCACGGAAATCGCGGAAGTCCTCGGCTATGCCGACGTTTTCCTCTTCTCGCGTCAGTTCAAGGCGCGCACCGGGGTCAGCCCGATGAGATTCCGGACCGGGGATGCCCGCCGCTGA
- a CDS encoding DUF5069 domain-containing protein, which translates to MKIEGLRSCYDKVGGIVYFGRMLDKIRLHHAGKLPADFHDNLGVGFDGRCAAFIGVAYDEIKQRTLSGGSDEEVLAWCQSKGGTRSPTEILFFNDFMIKRGWRDAGTAGLEARKKSSGMADRTDILTFFDQIDVDEDRTPPTPPHS; encoded by the coding sequence ATGAAAATCGAAGGATTGCGCAGCTGCTACGACAAGGTCGGCGGCATTGTCTATTTCGGGCGGATGCTGGACAAGATCCGCCTCCACCACGCCGGTAAGCTCCCGGCGGATTTTCATGACAACCTCGGCGTCGGCTTCGATGGCCGATGCGCAGCTTTCATCGGCGTGGCCTACGACGAAATCAAGCAACGGACACTCTCGGGCGGCAGCGACGAGGAAGTCCTCGCCTGGTGCCAGTCCAAGGGAGGGACCCGTAGCCCGACGGAGATCCTCTTCTTCAATGACTTCATGATCAAACGGGGTTGGCGCGACGCCGGCACCGCGGGACTCGAGGCACGGAAAAAGTCGTCCGGAATGGCTGATCGGACCGATATTCTGACCTTCTTCGACCAGATTGATGTCGACGAAGACCGGACTCCACCCACGCCCCCTCATTCCTGA